From Periophthalmus magnuspinnatus isolate fPerMag1 chromosome 12, fPerMag1.2.pri, whole genome shotgun sequence, a single genomic window includes:
- the LOC117379676 gene encoding LOW QUALITY PROTEIN: uncharacterized protein LOC117379676 (The sequence of the model RefSeq protein was modified relative to this genomic sequence to represent the inferred CDS: deleted 1 base in 1 codon; substituted 1 base at 1 genomic stop codon) has protein sequence MKKVCCGKQVPVVRLQRLSPKGGKAKVAKKDSCHEKQASVQLQPLQHEDSKAKSPHFDNIVGSFHQGHTIFNPESRGKQCTAIALAAIVKHTYQREVYKWSQKDLNMTLLEGDRLYIRKKHRIPEDQSYLGAFDFKNEEKLFGKTFCLEMVTVIGRLLSVTNPEKKVCFVTLKTALEEHLATDNACLFTMSGSTCAIIAKNGMYAIVDSHARSKSGMVDGNGSSVVVFFKRISEVYDHIIQLAAGFTEPNVEFELNSVALTLKDCDCDGVTAEPTLGCSEPHAVTELKSNPNSYVTESTAATDTADLKASDPGFKIKKNLPEIGHKCGRTQMKSPLHKKRSRVDTELKSGSPIVKKAKLHDANDITIVGHEENALQFNPLSEKVCKAICKFLNVEFENCNVKESLCAGDAGVPCHNEKIVADGNCFFRAISQAISGTQKHHRSIRLNAVKHLKKNPEKYHCLLNEEHQNLTVAEYIKQQKMSYVNTWATQAEIQATADCIGVDIYTFYQGKWLRFKNSEKQQSDEGIYLQNHGAHYEHVVCVKQSQQNDCYKLCTFETCVSDEYLHECTSECNTPCSLQESRGELWMCKVCHSKIRRGVTPAEWWGNNLQLDSIPLELSCLNHLEKHLISLNIPFMKVLALPKGGQNGCHGPIFCIPSSVNHTCSVLPRSNLEGCLLRVKLKRKLSYKGHYEYHFVDTNHLKEALNYLKENNQYYQDIEINEEWVNEFAKEEENQAQDDSNDNAQKNKEVSNNNSKQPESPDEEDETLHDRQNHCIYQDSCSMPVDLGQETLDQGFEDIINLAPAEGNNPVRILSDKDNEAKSFPYLFPSGNNTYHTPRQHYLTLARYFNNRILHADGRFAKCVEYIFFAQYMSEVQQVIQQVSIASRKGHTNPAGQKDNAPENIESLQDIIKTDEGYRFLRPIRGTPSFWQGAQKDLLAMVRNLGKPTFFCSFSSADLRWGGLLNSILKQEGRTETSESLEYAERCELLRNRPVTAARMFDYRWHLLLNYVLLSSLNPIGKIKDYFYRVEFQQRGSPHVHALFWIASSSEIGKNTDQEVVKFIDKYITCEIPTQDQQLAETVTSVQQHSQRHSKTCKKKNTACRFNFPRPVSERTFITKKQKIPKCPKCQGDTATKSQEQKKDTVECICSQNEQNFMKEEDAMKILTTVKKALLDKDNPITSIQQMFQNVGITQEVWEKALKCVEKRMQIVLQRDVNEIWINPYNPLLLKCWNANMDIQYVVDVYACIVYIISYMSKSEREMGLLLKQTHQEATKQGNSDAKEAMKKIGQAYLHNRDVSAQEAVYRITQMHLKECSRKVVFIPTGDTIFKLTKPLNELKKSGNNDIWMTGFVDRYKNTPQNDTFDNMCIATFASEYRVLSTSEKKSKNVIKLQNSCGYISKRFRTKPAVVRYARFXETKNPELYYKSLLQLFFPYRHDNDLKPSSFHSFEQFYKEGTVQIGNQTVSVMSIVNSNRSHYDIETEDLEEIKNNLDSNEILEDAWAMLCPEQEAERLEATDELAQSKVDDEDPLPHIPDLGIANKETAHLEKQHNAMTRAEGLDLIRSLNDIQLSIFFKIQKWCIQKVNGNDPEPLHVFITGGAGTGKSHLIRAIQYEANRLFAPMRRHPNNMSVLLTAPTGMAAYNLNASTIHSAFSIGTDVTLPCIPLGEEKLNSLRAKYIDVKLVINDEISMVSHKLLTYIHGRLRQIKQRGDVSPFGNVSPVGDFYQLPPVMAKGLYTDNLPLNFWSSFKMAELKTIVRQKDTTFAELLNRLRTRSKGTPMLHEDIHILQSRETGEQSSALHIFPTNSQVSEHNFNQLQATCPDYQTIDAQDYHYNRKTGKMESKVTPHSKDNLTCLQKQLFLGVPARFMLCKNIDVEDGLVNGVCGTVTHISETERNGLPEAVYVQFDDINVGTQRRKKYPSTAPALINSTRIQPEEERANSKGGKRRQFPLALAWAVTIHKVQGLTVDNAVVSLKQVFASGQSYVALSRVRSLDGLIIQAFDEKAIYCNDEVKHALEAMPRFLDDNVSQAKQSADVFSLFLMNVQGLVKHVPDLVLATQHLQPDCIAVTETWLTSQSALHSVDIDGYSFHSRPRSLAYEHSKHPALTTLKSQHHGGVGMYCSNNTNCHFPDVPQFNLECLIYKNVNHQVLVAVVYRPPAYPMSVFKQNLKNLLTWLQAQSQSIVVMGDFNDDILKSSSLCNFMTSYGYVQNVTSPTTERGTLIDHVYVKSQQYEISSEVVPTYFSDHQGIACSLKLKSV, from the exons ATGAAGAAGGTCTGCTGTGGAAAGCAAGTCCCTGTCGTCAGACTGCAGCGGCTGTCACCCAAAGGGGGCAAAGCAAAAGTGGCCAAGAAGGATTCCTGCCATGAAAAACAAGCATCTGTCCaactgcagcctctgcagcatgAAGACAGCAAAGCTAAGTCTCCTCACTTTGATAATATTGTTGGGTCATTTCATCAAGGACACACAATATTTAATCCAGAAAGTAGAGGAAAGCAGTGCACGGCCATTGCTTTGGCTGCAATTGTTAAACACACATACCAGCGAGAGGTGTATAAATGGTCTCAGAAAGATCTAAACATGACTTTATTGGAAGGTGATCGTCTGTACATAAGAAAGAAGCATCGTATTCCTGAGGATCAGTCTTATTTGGGAGCTTTTGACTTTAAAAACGAGGAGAAGCTGTTTGGCAAGACGTTTTGTTTGGAAATGGTCACTGTTATTGGACGTCTGCTTTCAGTCACCAACCCTGAGaaaaaagtatgttttgttACTTTGAAGACAGCTCTGGAAGAACATCTTGCTACTGACAACGCTTGTCTCTTCACCATGTCAGGCAGTACATGTGCTATTATCGCTAAAAATGGCATGTATGCTATTGTGGACTCCCATGCACGCAGTAAATCTGGGATGGTAGATGGCAATGGTTcaagtgttgttgtgtttttcaagcGCATCAGTGAAGTTTATGACCACATAATCCAACTTGCAGCAGGATTCACTGAGCCAAATGTTGAGTTTGAGCTCAATAGCGTGGCACTGACTTtgaaagactgtgactgtgatGGTGTGACTGCTGAGCCTACTCTGGGCTGTTCTGAACCTCATGCTGTGACTGAACTTAAAAGTAACCCCAATTCCTATGTTACTGAAAGTACTGCTGCAACTGACACGGCTGATTTGAAAGCTTCTGATCCTGGGTTCAAGATAAAGAAAAATTTACCAGAAATAGGACACAAATGTGGCAGAACACAAATGAAATCTCCATTGCACAAAAAGCGATCCAGGGTTGACACAGAGTTAAAAAGTGGATCTCCAATTGTCAAGAAAGCCAAACTGCATGATGCAAATGACATTACAATCGTTGGTCATGAGGAAAATGCTTTGCAGTTTAATCCTCTTTCTGAAAAAGTATGCAAGGCAATTTGCAAATTTCTTAATgttgaatttgaaaattgcaatgtTAAAGAGTCCTTATGCGCTGGGGATGCTGGAGTGCCATGTCATAATGAAAAGATTGTTGCCGATGGTAACTGTTTCTTCCGTGCCATTTCTCAAGCCATAAGTGGGACACAGAAACACCATAGAAGCATCAGACTGAATGCAGTGAAGCACTTAAAAAAGAATCCTGAAAAATATCACTGCCTTTTGAATGAAGAACATCAGAATTTGACTGTGGCAGAGTACATTAAACAGCAAAAGATGTCTTATGTAAACACCTGGGCAACACAAGCTGAAATTCAAGCCACAGCTGATTGCATTGGAGTTGATATTTACACGTTCTATCAAGGCAAATGGTTaagatttaaaaacagtgaaaaacaaCAGTCTGATGAAGGCATCTACCTACAGAATCATGGAGCTCATTATGAACATGTTGTTTGTGTCAAGCAAAGCCAACAAAATGACTGTTATAAACTGTGTACGTTTG AAACATGTGTCTCGGATGAGTATTTGCATGAATGTACCTCTGAGTGCAATACACCATGTTCATTACAAGAATCAAGAGGAGAGCTTTGGATGTGCAAGGTCTGTCATTCAAAGATCCGAAGAGGTGTAACCCCAGCAGAATGGTGGGGAAACAATTTACAACTGGATTCAATTCCTCTTGAGTTATCTTGTTTGAATCATCTGGAAAAACATCTGATTTCTTTAAACATTCCATTTATGAAAGTGTTAGCTTTACCAAAGGGTGGTCAAAATGGATGCCATGGACCAATTTTTTGCATCCCTTCTTCAGTAAAtcatacttgttctgttttgcCTCGGTCAAATCTGGAAGGTTGTCTGTTACGTGTTAAATTAAAGCGTAAGCTATCTTACAAAGGACATTATGAATATCACTTTGTTGACACAAATCACCTGAAAGAAGCACTTAACTATTTAAAGGAAAACAATCAATATTATCAAGACatagaaataaatgaagaatggGTGAATGAGTTTGCTAAGGAAGAAGAAAACCAAGCACAAGACGACTCTAATgataatgcacaaaaaaaca AAgaagtctcaaacaataattcaaaacaacCAGAGTCTcctgatgaagaagatgaaactCTACATGACCGGCAAAACCACTGTATTTATCAAGATTCTTGTTCCATGCCTGTTGATCTTGGTCAAGAAACTCTTGATCAGGGTTTTGAAGATATAATTAATCTGGCACCTGCTGAAGGAAACAATCCTGTGCGTATTTTGTCAGATAAAGATAATGAAGCAAAATCCTTTCCATATCTTTTTCCATCAGGGAACAATACTTATCATACGCCCAGACAGCACTACTTGACATTGGCACgatattttaataacagaataTTGCACGCTGATGGAAGGTTTGCAAAGTgcgttgaatacattttttttgcacaatacaTGTCAGAAGTTCAGCAAGTCATTCAGCAAGTGTCAATAGCATCACGCAAaggacacacaaaccctgccgGCCAAAAAGACAATGCTCCAGAAAACATTGAGTCTTTGCAAGACATCATTAAGACTGATGAAGGATATCGTTTTCTAAGGCCTATAAGAGGTACTCCAAGCTTTTGGCAAGGTGCACAAAAGGATTTACTTGCCATGGTGCGGAATCTGGGAAAACCCACTTTCTTTTGCAGTTTTTCGTCTGCAGATTTGCGCTGGGGAGGGCTTTTAAATTCAATTTTGAAACAAGAGGGGAGAACTGAAACTTCTGAGAGTTTGGAGTATGCAGAAAGGTGTGAACTGTTGCGTAATCGTCCTGTCACTGCAGCACGCATGTTTGACTACAGGTGGCATCTCTTGTTGAATTACGTGTTACTATCTTCATTGAATCCAATTggaaagattaaagattacttttATCGAGTAGAATTTCAACAACGTGGATCACCCCATGTACACGCTTTATTTTGGATTGC CTCTTCATCTGAGATTGGAAAAAACACAGATCAAGAAGTGGTGAAATTCATCGACAAGTACATAACATGTGAAATACCCACACAAGATCAGCAATTAGCTGAAACTGTTACCTCCGTGCAGCAACATTCTCAACGGCATTCGAAAACATGTAAGAAAAAGAATACAGCCTGCCGGTTCAATTTCCCACGCCCTGTATCTGAACGTACTTTCAtcaccaaaaaacagaaaataccaaAGTGCCCAAAGTGCCAGGGTGACACTGCAACAAAGAgccaagaacaaaaaaaagacactgTTGAATGCATATGCTCTCAAAATGAACAGAACTTTATGAAAGAAGAGGATGCAATGAAAATACTGACAACTGTTAAAAAAGCACTTCTGGATAAAGACAATCCCATTACGAGTATCCagcaa atgtttcaaaatgttggCATTACGCAGGAAGTATGGGAAAAAGCacttaaatgtgttgaaaaacGCATGCAAATTGTCCTGCAAAGAGATGTCAATGAAATTTGGATTAATCCATATAATCCacttttgttgaaatgttggaATGCCAACATGGACATCCAGTATGTGGTTGATGTATATGCTTGTATCGTTTATATTATCAGCTATATGTCCAAatctgagagagagatggggctgttgttgaaacaaacacaccaagAGGCCACAAAACAGGGAAATTCTGATGCCAAAGAAGCTATGAAGAAGATTGGTCAAGCCTACCTCCACAACCGTGATGTGTCTGCACAAGAAGCTGTGTACAGAATCACTCAAATGCACCTGAAAGAATGTTCAAGGAAAGTTGTGTTTATCCCCACAGGTGACACAATTTTCAAACTCACCAAACCactaaatgaactgaaaaagtcagGAAACAATGACATTTGGATGACTGGATTTGTGGATCGATATAAGAACACACCACAGAATGACACTTTTGATAATATGTGTATAGCCACATTTGCTTCAGAGTATCGTGTGTTAAGTACATCAGAAAAGAAatccaaaaatgtgattaagTTACAGAATTCATGTGGCTATATTTCAAAGCGATTCAGAACCAAACCTGCTGTTGTGCGCTATGCACGGTTTTGAGAAACAAAGAATCCTGAGCTATATTACAAAAGCCtgttacagctgttttttcCTTATCGTCATGATAACGACCTCAAACCTTCATCATTTcattcttttgaacagttctacAAAGAGGGCACAGTGCAGATTGGCAACCAGACCGTTTCAGTGATGTCAATTGTGAACTCAAATAGATCTCACTATGACATTGAAACTGAAGATTTGGAAGAGATAAAAAATAACCTGGACtctaatgaaatattagaggATGCTTGGGCCATGCTTTGTCCTGAGCAAGAAGCAGAACGTTTGGAAGCCACTGATGAACTTGCACAGAGTAAAGTGGATGATGAAGACCCCTTGCCCCATATTCCAGATTTGGGGATAGCTAACAAAGAAACTGCTCatttagaaaaacaacacaatgcgATGACTCGAGCTGAAGGTTTGGATTTAATTCGATCTTTAAATGACATCCAGCTgtctatttttttcaaaatacaaaagtggTGCATACAAAAAGTCAATGGAAATGATCCAGAACCTTTACATGTGTTCATCACTGGTGGCGCTGGCACAGGGAAAAGCCACTTGATTCGGGCCATTCAGTACGAAGCCAATCGTCTATTTGCTCCAATGCGACGCCACCCAAACAACATGAGTGTTTTACTAACAGCACCCACTGGTATGGCAGCATACAACCTAAATGCATCTACAATTCACAGTGCATTTAGCATTGGAACAGATGTGACACTTCCCTGCATACCATTAGGTGAAGAAAAACTCAATTCTCTCCGTGCCAAATATATTGACGTGAAGTTAGTAATCAATGATGAAATATCAATGGTTTCTCATAAACTGCTCACATATATACATGGACGGCTGAGGCAAATCAAGCAAAGAGGTGATGTTTCCCCTTTTGGAAATGTCAGCCCAGTTGGTGATTTCTATCAGTTACCACCAGTTATGGCAAAAGGCTTGTACACTGACAATCTACCTCTGAACTTTTGGTCaagtttcaaaatggctgaactGAAAACAATTGTCAGACAGAAGGATACCACATTTGCAGAATTACTGAACAGATTAAGAACACGATCGAAAGGGACACCCATGCTTCATGAAGACATCCACATTTTACAAAGTCGTGAAACTGGAGAGCAGTCTTCTGCTCTACATATTTTCCCAACAAATTCACAGGTCAGTGAGCATAACTTTAACCAGCTCCAAGCCACTTGTCCTGACTATCAAACAATAGATGCACAGGACTATCACTACAACagaaaaactggaaaaatggaAAGCAAAGTCACACCTCACAGTAAAGACAACCTCACCTGTCTGCAGAAACAGCTATTTTTGGGTGTTCCTGCTAGATTTATGCTGTGTAAAAACATTGATGTGGAGGATGGATTAGTCAATGGAGTCTGTGGAACTGTAACACATATTAgtgaaacagaaagaaatggaCTTCCTGAAGCTGTGTATGTTCAGTTTGATGACATCAATGTTGGTACACAGAGACGAAAAAAGTACCCATCCACTGCACCTGCTTTAATAAACTCCACACGGATACagccagaggaggaaagggCTAACAGCAAAGGGGGAAAACGTCGTCAGTTTCCTCTTGCACTTGCCTGGGCTGTTACAATCCACAAAGTACAAGGCCTGACTGTTGACAATGCTGTGGTGTCGCTAAAGCAAGTGTTTGCCTCAGGACAATCTTATGTGGCTTTAAGTCGTGTAAGAAGTCTAGATGGCCTTATTATCCAGGCCTTTGATGAAAAGGCTATTTATTGTAATGACGAGGTAAAACATGCCTTGGAAGCTATGCCACGCTTCTTGGATGACAATGTGTCACAAGCCAAACAGTCTGCTGATGTGTTcagcttgtttttgatgaatgttCAGGGTTTAGTAAAACATGTACCTGATTTGGTGTTAGCCACACAGCATTTACAGCCTGACTGTATAGCTGTGACAGAAACATGGTTAACATCTCAGTCTGCACTTCATAGTGTTGACATAGACGGTTACAGTTTTCACAGCCGTCCACGAAGTCTGGCATATGAACACAGCAAGCATCCAGCTCTTACTACACTCAAAAGTCAACATCATGGTGGAGTGGGCATGTATTGCTCCAACAACACTAACTGTCACTTTCCTGATGTACCCCAATTTAATTTGGAGTgcttaatttacaaaaatgtaaatcatcaggttttagttgcagttGTGTATCGACCACCAGCATATCccatgtctgtgttcaagcagAATTTGAAAAATCTGCTAACTTGGCTACAGGCACAAAGTCAGTCCATTGTGGTTATGGGAGATTTCAATGACGACATATTGAAATCATCATCACTGTGCAATTTCATGACCAGTTATGGATATGTTCAGAATGTCACATCTCCAACTACAGAACGAGGCACTTTGATTGATCATGTCTATGTCAAATCTCAACAATATGAGATTTCATCAGAAGTTGTTCCAACATATTTCAGTGATCATCAGGGCATAGCCTGCTCTCTTAAACTGAAGTctgtgtag